The following is a genomic window from Candidatus Desulfarcum epimagneticum.
GAGCCGGCCTTTAAAATCAAAAGGCATGGAATCATGGTGATGAAAATCCCCACGAAAAGGCAGGCCACCTCCACAATGGGAAACCAGGTGAAATTGTTGTCCTCCCGGATTTTCATGGGGGTGAAAAACAAAGACAGGACGCCCATTAATATCAGGATGAAGTCCCTTGTCCAGTCCTGGATCGCCCGGTGAACCCCCATCGTGCTCACATCCCCCCACTCCACGATGCCGCTTAACAGAACCGCGCCGATGACGCCGGCCAGGAAAATAAAATTGTAGGTTCCCTCAAGCCCCAGGGGCTCTTTGGCCTCGTCTTCCGGGACGGTCGCGCCCTCTTTTTTGTAGTGCCAGGAGTCCAGGAAAAAATACACCACGATGAGAATGACGGACACAAACAGCATGTGGGGAAAGATATTGAAGGTCCAGAAAAAATTCACCCCGTGGAGAAAACCCAGGAACAGGGGCGGGTCCCCCAGGGGAGTCAGGGACCCCCCGATGTTGGCCACCAGGAATATGAAAAACACGATCATGAAGGTTTTGTTTTTGCGGTAATCGTTGGCCCGCATGAAGGGGCGGATCAAAAGCATGGCCGCGCCCGTGGTGCCCATCCATGAGGCCAGGGCGGCCCCGATGATCAGGATCATCGTGTTGACCATGGGGGTTCCCCTCAGTTTGCCCCGAAGGAGAATTCCGCCGGAAACCGTGTAAAGGGACCACAGGAGAATGATAAACGGCAGGTAATCGGCCACCAGAATGTGGAGAATTTCATACAGCGCCTGGCCTTTGAACGCGACGAGAAACGGGATGGCCAGGGTCGCGGCCCAGAATCCGGAGATTTTTCCGAAATGATGGTGCCAGAAATCCGGGGCCGCCAGGGGCAGAAGGGCGATGGACAAAAGCATGCAGGCGAAGGGAACGCATGTCCACAGGGGAAGGGTTTTTCCCAGGTCCGCATGCCCGCCGCCGGAGGCGGCCAGGGAGGCCGAAAGGGGGGCTGTCAGGACAAACAGCAGGGTGAGGGTGAATAATAACAGGCTCCGCCTTTTTTTTGGATTCATCGCCATCCTCCTTATTGTAAAAAAGCCTCCTTAAGATAGACGCTTTCTATGGCTTTCGGGCGCCGGGCGATCCGGGACCGGGCGTTTTTCATTCCATGATTTAATTTGATCCGCGCTGTGTTGTCAAGTCAATGGGCGTTTTCCGTCGTTTTTTATTTGACGCCGTCCGGTATTTTTTACGGGTTTGTCTTTATTTCACGCCGCTCGTTTTCCCCTGTCCAGACCCCGGTACTGAACCGCTTCGGCGATATGGGCGGGCAGGACGCGCTTTTCCCCGTCCAGGTCGGCGATGGTGCGGCTGATTTTCAAAATCCGGGTGTAGGCCCGGGCCGAAAGGCCCAGTTTTTCCATGGCGGCCTCAAGCAGATTTAAAGACGCGCCGTTGATTTCGCAGTGGCGTCTGATGTGGCGGCTGGCCATCTGGGCGTTGCAGTGGATGCCGGGGCTTTGGGCGAATCTTTCGGACTGAACGCGCCGGGCCGCGGTCACCCGCTTTCGGATTTCGGCCGAGGTCTCCCCGGCGGGCTCGCCGGCCAGGTCCCGGTAGTCCACCGCCGGGGCCTCTAAATGGATGTCCAGGCGGTCCAGCAGGGGGCCCGAGATTTTGGAGCGGTATCGCTGAATCCGGCGCGCCGAGCACCGGCACTCATGCCGGGGGTCTGAGTAAAAACCGCACGGACACGGGTTCATGGCCGCCAGCAGCATGAAGGCCGCCGGGTACGTGACCGTGGAGGCGGCGCGGGCGATGGTCACCCGCAGGTCCTCAAGGGGCTGGCGCAGAACCTCCAGCGCGTTTTTTTTAAATTCGGGAAGCTCGTCTAAAAAAAGCGTCCCGTTGTGGGCCAGGCTCACTTCCCCGGGGCGCGGGTTCTGGCCGCCCCCGATGAGCCCGGCGTCGGATATGGTGTGGTGGGGGGAGCGGAAAGGCCGCTGTCTGACCAGGGCCTGTCCCCTTTCCAGGAGTCCGGCCACGGAAAAAACCCGGGTGGTCTCAAGGGCCTCGTCAAAGGAAAGGGGGGGCAAAATTCCGGGCATCCGCTTGGCCAGCATGGTTTTTCCCGATCCCGGCGGGCCGATCATGATGACGTTGTGCCCCCCGGCGGCGGCCACTTCCAGGGCGCGTTTCATGTGCTCCTGGCCCTTGACCTCGGAAAAATCGGGTCTGGAGCCGTTTGGGTTTTCAGATTCAAACAGGGCCCGGACATCGTTTTTCTGCGGCCGGATGGGAGAGGTCCCCCTCAAAAAATCCGCCACCTGGTGAAGGGTCCTGGCCGGATAGACCGAAACGCCTTTGACCGCGGCGGACTCCGGCGCGTTTTCAGCCGGGACGATGACGCCTTTGAGCCCCGCGTCCCTGGCGGCCAGGGCCATGGAAAGGGAGCCTTTGACCGGCTTGACCCGGCCGTCCAGGGAAAGCTCTCCCAAAATGAGGAAATCGTTCATGGCGGACGAGGGGATGACCCGGGTGGCCGCGAGGATACCGGTGGCGATGGGCAGGTCAAAGCCCGGCCCCTCCTTTCGGATATGGGCGGGCGCCAGATTCACGGTGATCCGGTCGTCGGGAAAGAGATATCCGGAGTTCACCACGGCCGATTTGACCCGTTCCCTGCTTTCCCTCACCGCGGCGTCGGGAAGCCCCACCGTGGCGTACATGGGAAGGCCCCGGGAGATGTCCACCTCCACTTCCACCCGGTACGCGTCGATTCCGATCACGGCGCCGCTTAAAACCCTTGCCAGCAAACGTCCCCCTTTTTTTAGCGTGATGACCCTTTTAATTTTTTCGGGCGATTTTAACATAACGGCCGTCGTTCCGCAAGGGATAAACGGCCCCGCGCGCGCCGGTTTTGTTTCCAGCGGCGGGCGCGCGCAAATTAACCTTGCATTTTTTCCTTATTTTTTGAATAATGTTCGACGAAAAAAACGCGGCGTCGCGGCGGCCCGGCGGAATGGATCGGGAAGCCGCCGCTGTCCAAAATCATGGAGGGCTCCGTGAGGATCGCCATCATCGCCAGCGGGCTTTTAACCGGCAAAGACGCCCGGAGACAAATGTCCGGGGTTGAAAAGCGCCTGGAAGAAGAAAAGATCGATTTTGACGTTCACATCGCCCGGCGGCACAACCACGCCATGGAAATCGCGGCGGGCCTGCCGCTTTCGGAGTACGACGCCGTGGCCCCCATGGGCGGGGACGGGACCAACTTCCAGGTTTTAAACGGGCTGGCCCGGTCCGCCGGTCCGGAGGGCCCGCCGCCCCTGGCCATTTTGCCCGCCGGCCGGGGAAACTCGTTCGCCAGAGACCTGGGAATCGAAAATATGGACGACGCCTTGAGCGCCCTGGCCCGGGGCCGCCTTCGCCGGGTGGATGTCTGCCGCTTTTCCCAGGGCCCGGAGGCTTATTATTTCATTAACCTCATGGGAGTGGGATTTGTGGCCGACGTGGCGCGGACCGCGTCGCGGCTCAGATGGCTGGGGACGGCGGGCTATGTGGCCGGGGTCCTTTATCGGACCGCGTCGCTTTCCTTTTACGAAATGGAGCTTGAAATAGACGGCGAGGCGACTTTGGAGAAAAATTGTTTTGTGGAAATCTGCAATTCGCGTTATACCGGGGGCGACATGCTCATGGCGCCGGAGGCTGAGATCGACGACGGCCTCTTTGATGTGGTCATCGTCCGCCCTCTTTCCAGGGCCGGCCTTCTTTGGACCCTGCCCAAAATTTTCAAAGGGACCCACGGCGAAAACCCGGCCGCGCGGTTTCAACGGGCAAAAAGTTTAAAAATTCGAACCGAGGTTAAAAAGGCCCTGCTTCCGGACGGCGAGCTTTTCGGCTCCACCCCCGCCCGGGTGGATGTCATGCCGGGCATGGCGAGGTATTTTTCATGAAAATCATTGTGTCGGCGGTTTTATGGGCCATCGGGCTGATTCACGCGGCCTTCGCCTTTTCTCTGGTCATCGGGTCTCTGGTCTTTTTTTCCAACAGGAGGACCCACGCCCTGGCCAAGGCGCTGGCCCGGTCCCAGCTTTTTGTCATGGGCGCCCGGCTGGAGGTCCGGGGCCGGGAGAGATTCGACCCGGAAAAATCCTACTTCATCATGGGGAACCACCAGAGCCTGTTCGACGTGTTCGTGATTCCGCCGGCGGTGTCTTTGTTTATCGTGGCCGTGGAGGCGGCCAGCCATTTTTCATGGCCTGTCTGGGGGTCCTTCACCACCCGGTGGGGCAACATTCCCATCGCCCGGAGCGAGAGGGGAAAGGCCCTCGCGGCCCTGGAAAAGGCGGGAGACATACTGAAAGACGGGGTGTCCCTTCTGATTCTTCCCGAGGGCCACCGCACCATGACCGGCGATATCCGGGAGTTTAAAAAAGGCCCGTTTTACCTGGCGCTTGAAGCCGGGGTGGATATTTTGCCCTTTGCCATGGCCGGGGTGTATGAGTACAAAAGCAAACACAGCTGGCTGCTCAACCCCGGAAAGGTCGTGGTGGAGTTCGGAGAGCCCATTGCTTACGAATTTTTTAAAAACATGTCGGTGGACGAGATCAAAGACGAGACCCGGGCCCGGATGATCCGCCTGAAAGACTCGGCGCAGGACCGGATTTGAAGGGGATTTAAGGCAAAAATGGCCGCGTGCGGAGCCGATCCGGCCCGAACGTTTAAACCCGTGAAAACAAAAAACAAAAACCAAAACAAAACACTAAGGACCCATTATGAAACTCATTGCGCCCTCCATCCTTTCCGCTGATTTTTCAAGGCTGGGAGAGGAGATCAAAGCTGTGGAAGAGGCCGGCGCGGACTGGATACACGTCGATGTCATGGACGGCCGGTTTGTGCCCAACATCACCATCGGCCCGGCGGTCGTCA
Proteins encoded in this region:
- a CDS encoding Sodium:proton antiporter, whose amino-acid sequence is MNPKKRRSLLLFTLTLLFVLTAPLSASLAASGGGHADLGKTLPLWTCVPFACMLLSIALLPLAAPDFWHHHFGKISGFWAATLAIPFLVAFKGQALYEILHILVADYLPFIILLWSLYTVSGGILLRGKLRGTPMVNTMILIIGAALASWMGTTGAAMLLIRPFMRANDYRKNKTFMIVFFIFLVANIGGSLTPLGDPPLFLGFLHGVNFFWTFNIFPHMLFVSVILIVVYFFLDSWHYKKEGATVPEDEAKEPLGLEGTYNFIFLAGVIGAVLLSGIVEWGDVSTMGVHRAIQDWTRDFILILMGVLSLFFTPMKIREDNNFTWFPIVEVACLFVGIFITMIPCLLILKAGSEGALAFLVAGVSEPAHYFWITGVLSSFLDNAPTYLTFFNTALGSFYPGMPEPQAVAALIRENEIFLKAISAGAVFFGACSYIGNAPNFMVRSIAEEAGIPMPSFFGYILKYSLLFLIPTFTAATFIFF
- a CDS encoding conserved hypothetical protein (Evidence 4 : Unknown function but conserved in other organisms) — its product is MRIAIIASGLLTGKDARRQMSGVEKRLEEEKIDFDVHIARRHNHAMEIAAGLPLSEYDAVAPMGGDGTNFQVLNGLARSAGPEGPPPLAILPAGRGNSFARDLGIENMDDALSALARGRLRRVDVCRFSQGPEAYYFINLMGVGFVADVARTASRLRWLGTAGYVAGVLYRTASLSFYEMELEIDGEATLEKNCFVEICNSRYTGGDMLMAPEAEIDDGLFDVVIVRPLSRAGLLWTLPKIFKGTHGENPAARFQRAKSLKIRTEVKKALLPDGELFGSTPARVDVMPGMARYFS
- the plsC gene encoding PlsC2: predicted 1-acyl-sn-glycerol-3-phosphate acyltransferase yields the protein MKIIVSAVLWAIGLIHAAFAFSLVIGSLVFFSNRRTHALAKALARSQLFVMGARLEVRGRERFDPEKSYFIMGNHQSLFDVFVIPPAVSLFIVAVEAASHFSWPVWGSFTTRWGNIPIARSERGKALAALEKAGDILKDGVSLLILPEGHRTMTGDIREFKKGPFYLALEAGVDILPFAMAGVYEYKSKHSWLLNPGKVVVEFGEPIAYEFFKNMSVDEIKDETRARMIRLKDSAQDRI
- the comM gene encoding Competence protein ComM gives rise to the protein MLKSPEKIKRVITLKKGGRLLARVLSGAVIGIDAYRVEVEVDISRGLPMYATVGLPDAAVRESRERVKSAVVNSGYLFPDDRITVNLAPAHIRKEGPGFDLPIATGILAATRVIPSSAMNDFLILGELSLDGRVKPVKGSLSMALAARDAGLKGVIVPAENAPESAAVKGVSVYPARTLHQVADFLRGTSPIRPQKNDVRALFESENPNGSRPDFSEVKGQEHMKRALEVAAAGGHNVIMIGPPGSGKTMLAKRMPGILPPLSFDEALETTRVFSVAGLLERGQALVRQRPFRSPHHTISDAGLIGGGQNPRPGEVSLAHNGTLFLDELPEFKKNALEVLRQPLEDLRVTIARAASTVTYPAAFMLLAAMNPCPCGFYSDPRHECRCSARRIQRYRSKISGPLLDRLDIHLEAPAVDYRDLAGEPAGETSAEIRKRVTAARRVQSERFAQSPGIHCNAQMASRHIRRHCEINGASLNLLEAAMEKLGLSARAYTRILKISRTIADLDGEKRVLPAHIAEAVQYRGLDRGKRAA